Proteins from one Cryptomeria japonica chromosome 4, Sugi_1.0, whole genome shotgun sequence genomic window:
- the LOC131076686 gene encoding thiamine phosphate phosphatase-like protein, with translation MPNGGTSIQFQSCMLWHTSSCSLYQFINRVFKMDTVVVFDFDLTIVDCDSDPWVIEQLGNTPLFESLLPTIPWNPLMDKMMGELHDQGKTISDIEGGLRTIPLYPETIRAIKFAFSLGCDLRIVSDANVFFIKTILETHDLLHYFTEIKTNPAFIEEDGRLRICPFHPLTEDPHGCNLCPPNMCKGAIITEMRNSIENGWNRRFIYLGDGAGDFCPTLKLVEGDDVLPRKEYPLSKLIEKNPELVKAQIHEWSNSKDVEDLLFKLLKPSETDFCL, from the exons ATGCCTAATGGTGGTACATCCATTCAGTTTCAATCTTGCATGCTCTGGCATACCAGTAGTTGTTCTCTGTATCAGTTTATTAATAGAGTATTCAAGATGGACACAGTTGTAGTCTTTGATTTTGATCTCACCATTGTGGACTGTGACAGTGATCCATGGGTCATCGAGCAGCTCGGAAACACTCCACTCTTTGAGTCCTTGCTCCCCACTATTCCATGGAATCCTCTCATG GACAAAATGATGGGTGAGCTCCATGACCAGGGGAAGACAATAAGTGACATTGAAGGTGGCTTAAGGACCATTCCTCTTTATCCAGAGACCATCAGAGCAATCAAGTTTGCCTTCTCCTTGGG GTGTGATCTTCGGATTGTGAGTGATGCTAATGTGTTTTTCATTAAAACCATCCTTGAAACACATGATTTGCTCCACTATTTCACTGAGATAAAGACAAACCCTGCATTTATTGAGGAGGATGGGAGACTGAGAATTTGCCCATTCCACCCCTTGACAGAAGATCCCCATGGCTGCAACCTCTGCCCTCCCAATATGTGCAAG gGAGCAATTATTACTGAAATGAGGAACTCCATAGAAAATGGGTGGAACAGGCGTTTTATTTATCTGGGAGATGGTGCCGGAGATTTCTGCCCTACCTTAAAATTAGTGGAGGGAGATGATGTCCTGCCCAGAAAAGA gTATCCACTTTCAAAGCTAATTGAGAAGAATCCGGAACTGGTGAAGGCCCAAATCCATGAATGGTCCAATTCCAAGGACGTTGAGGATTTGCTCTTCAAGTTACTTAAACCTTCAGAAACAGATTTCTGTCTTTAA